Proteins from a genomic interval of Pseudoalteromonas sp. MEBiC 03607:
- the hpf gene encoding ribosome hibernation promoting factor codes for MQLNLTGRHVEITDSLRDYVNSKFAKLERHFDHINNVHVILDVEKLSQKAEATLHVNGGELFASTAHQDMYAAIDSLIDKLDRQVIKHKEKLARH; via the coding sequence ATGCAACTAAATTTAACTGGTCGTCATGTAGAAATCACTGATTCATTAAGAGACTATGTAAACAGCAAGTTTGCAAAACTAGAAAGGCATTTTGACCACATTAATAATGTACATGTCATTCTAGATGTAGAAAAATTAAGCCAAAAAGCAGAAGCAACTTTACATGTAAATGGAGGCGAGCTCTTTGCCTCAACTGCACACCAAGATATGTATGCAGCCATTGACTCGCTAATCGATAAACTAGATCGTCAAGTCATTAAACACAAAGAGAAATTAGCTCGACACTAA
- the lptA gene encoding lipopolysaccharide transport periplasmic protein LptA, giving the protein MTNKLKKLLLIPSLLIAFSGVAAEQTGAQISISSDRQTGKLKDGVGIFEGNVEIIHGNRRITAERLEAHGGDTEGTVELIIATGKPAYFEEKQADGTVMSASAEEVRYDVAKRFLTLNGEAEVTQAGQKVTAKSITYDMAQQLISAEKDENSTDRVHTILVPVDNKQDDKGQP; this is encoded by the coding sequence ATGACCAATAAACTGAAGAAATTACTCCTGATCCCAAGCTTATTGATTGCCTTTTCAGGCGTAGCTGCCGAACAGACAGGCGCACAAATTAGCATAAGCTCAGATCGCCAAACTGGTAAGCTAAAAGATGGCGTTGGTATATTTGAAGGCAATGTCGAAATTATACATGGTAACCGCCGGATCACAGCCGAACGCCTTGAAGCCCATGGTGGTGACACAGAAGGTACTGTTGAGTTAATTATCGCCACAGGTAAGCCTGCTTATTTTGAAGAAAAGCAAGCAGATGGCACGGTAATGAGCGCCAGTGCAGAAGAAGTTCGCTACGACGTAGCCAAGCGCTTCTTAACTTTAAATGGCGAAGCCGAAGTGACTCAAGCAGGCCAAAAAGTAACAGCGAAAAGCATTACTTATGATATGGCACAACAACTAATTAGCGCAGAAAAAGACGAAAACTCAACAGACCGTGTACACACAATCTTAGTGCCTGTTGACAACAAACAAGACGATAAAGGCCAACCATGA
- a CDS encoding KpsF/GutQ family sugar-phosphate isomerase — protein MTQPSFIAQGKRVLEIEAQALQEIEQYINQDFDNACQLMFQCTGRIIVIGMGKSGHVGNKIAATLASTGTPAFFVHPGEASHGDLGMITRDDVVMCISNSGETSEVLSIIPVIKRIGAKMISLTGNPDSTMAKLSDVHVCIKVSQEACPLGLAPTASTTATLVMGDAMAVALLETRGFTADDFALSHPGGSLGKRLLLTLNDVMHSGDATPIVHESQSIKDALIEMSAKGLGMTAVVAEDQKLCGLFTDGDLRRILEQRIDIHSTAISQVMTRSCTTASAEMLAAEALNIMERKRINGLIVIDKNNTPIGALNMQDLLKAGVL, from the coding sequence GCTTTACAAGAAATTGAGCAATATATAAATCAAGATTTCGATAACGCTTGCCAATTAATGTTCCAATGTACAGGTCGTATTATTGTGATTGGTATGGGCAAGTCTGGCCACGTTGGTAATAAAATTGCGGCGACCCTTGCAAGTACTGGCACACCGGCATTTTTTGTTCACCCTGGCGAAGCAAGCCATGGTGATTTAGGCATGATCACCCGTGATGATGTGGTAATGTGTATTTCGAACTCAGGTGAGACCAGCGAAGTACTTAGTATTATCCCCGTTATTAAGCGTATTGGCGCAAAGATGATTTCACTCACTGGCAACCCAGACTCAACCATGGCAAAACTGTCTGATGTACATGTTTGCATTAAAGTTAGCCAAGAAGCATGCCCACTGGGTCTTGCGCCAACGGCAAGCACTACAGCAACCTTGGTTATGGGTGATGCAATGGCTGTTGCTTTACTCGAAACACGTGGCTTTACAGCCGATGACTTTGCATTATCTCATCCCGGAGGCAGCCTAGGTAAGCGCTTGTTGCTTACATTAAACGATGTAATGCACAGTGGTGATGCAACACCAATAGTGCACGAGTCGCAAAGCATTAAAGATGCGCTTATTGAAATGTCTGCGAAGGGGTTAGGTATGACAGCCGTGGTCGCGGAAGACCAAAAACTCTGCGGCTTATTTACGGATGGTGATTTACGTCGTATTTTAGAGCAACGTATTGATATTCATAGTACCGCCATTAGCCAGGTCATGACGCGCTCATGTACTACAGCCAGTGCAGAGATGCTGGCTGCTGAGGCGTTAAATATTATGGAACGCAAACGTATCAACGGCTTGATTGTAATCGATAAAAATAACACACCGATTGGCGCGCTTAATATGCAAGACCTATTAAAAGCAGGAGTTCTGTAA
- the kdsC gene encoding 3-deoxy-manno-octulosonate-8-phosphatase KdsC, which produces MTFAELYQPLSPDVSQRAQKVKLLICDIDGVFSDGRIYLGNQGEELKAFNTKDGFGIKALINSGFEVAVITGRHSQIVQQRMTSLTVQHIYQGQETKLIAYQELKDKLGLEDEQIAYIGDDGPDLPVMEKVGFAVAVNDAHPLIKKLAHYTTMLPGGFGAVRELTDLLMLENGKPLTSDGTSA; this is translated from the coding sequence ATGACATTCGCCGAGCTATACCAGCCCCTTAGTCCTGATGTAAGTCAGCGTGCTCAAAAAGTTAAGTTACTAATATGTGATATTGATGGCGTTTTTTCTGATGGCAGAATTTATCTTGGAAATCAGGGCGAAGAGCTTAAAGCATTTAATACCAAAGATGGCTTTGGCATCAAAGCACTCATTAATAGTGGCTTTGAAGTTGCCGTTATTACCGGGCGCCATTCACAAATAGTTCAGCAGCGAATGACTAGCCTAACCGTACAGCATATTTATCAAGGCCAAGAAACAAAGCTGATTGCATACCAAGAGTTAAAAGATAAACTTGGCCTAGAAGATGAGCAAATAGCGTACATTGGTGACGATGGCCCTGATTTGCCTGTAATGGAAAAAGTAGGCTTTGCGGTAGCAGTCAATGATGCGCACCCATTGATAAAAAAACTGGCTCACTATACGACCATGCTACCGGGTGGCTTTGGCGCTGTACGTGAATTAACAGATTTACTGATGTTAGAAAACGGTAAGCCGTTAACTAGCGATGGAACCAGCGCATGA
- a CDS encoding HPr family phosphocarrier protein yields the protein MHAEDTFLIQNKLGLHARAATVLAQLALQFDAKIMLYQDDKEAEGDSVLALMLLESSQGKEVRVVCEGPDAEAALNAIGELIAQRFHEQE from the coding sequence ATGCACGCAGAAGACACGTTTTTAATTCAAAATAAGCTTGGCTTGCACGCACGAGCAGCCACTGTTTTAGCACAACTTGCTTTGCAATTTGATGCTAAAATTATGCTTTATCAAGACGATAAAGAAGCTGAAGGTGATAGTGTTTTAGCCTTAATGTTACTTGAAAGTAGCCAAGGTAAAGAAGTGCGTGTGGTATGTGAAGGCCCAGATGCAGAGGCTGCACTGAACGCAATTGGAGAATTAATTGCACAACGCTTTCATGAACAAGAATAG
- the lptC gene encoding LPS export ABC transporter periplasmic protein LptC, whose protein sequence is MNIARILLSIVFVCCMVWLWYPYFNQTTNTINSEDEIIATPDYTAVALKQTAYDEQGKISHKVAAAKMELYQQLGFTFFEQPIFTLYGDQQIWQVKAKEATLYENDQLIFEGDVVAKNLTHNGMIEDIKAENINVDIEQMTMFSKQPVTLTGPNLKITGKGLKANLKTEIVELTNHTRTIYYDQ, encoded by the coding sequence ATGAATATAGCCCGTATTTTACTGAGTATTGTTTTTGTTTGTTGCATGGTGTGGTTGTGGTATCCGTACTTTAACCAAACAACAAACACAATAAATAGTGAAGACGAGATTATTGCAACTCCCGATTATACGGCCGTTGCACTAAAGCAAACCGCTTATGATGAGCAAGGCAAGATTAGCCATAAAGTGGCCGCTGCGAAAATGGAGCTTTATCAGCAACTTGGGTTTACCTTTTTTGAGCAACCTATTTTTACACTTTATGGCGACCAGCAAATTTGGCAAGTAAAAGCTAAAGAAGCCACCTTATATGAAAACGATCAGCTTATTTTTGAAGGCGATGTTGTTGCTAAAAACTTAACCCATAATGGCATGATCGAAGATATTAAAGCTGAAAACATTAACGTTGATATAGAACAAATGACCATGTTTTCGAAGCAACCTGTGACGCTAACAGGACCAAATTTAAAAATTACCGGTAAAGGCCTAAAAGCTAATTTAAAAACCGAGATTGTAGAGTTAACTAACCATACACGAACCATATACTATGACCAATAA
- the mgtE gene encoding magnesium transporter: MPEAFEQDYPLQQLKQVTKSLNSGQFVQVRGMLAKTAPCDTALLLESSPHKIRRMLWQLVDPDVRGDVLEELSEDVRLGIIAQMEPEHIAAATEDMDDDDLGEVLRSLPDTVYQDVVSAMDSQDRERATQALSYQERSAGALMNSDTVTIRPDVTLDVVLRYLRLRGELPEGTDDLYVVDKHNCFLGALSLTTLLTNSSDKIVRDLMDEECESILISMDESDVAQLFERHNWISAPVVDDNAHLLGRITIDDIVDVIREDAEHSMLSLAGLDDEEDTFAPVLKSSQRRSIWLGVNLLTALLAAIVASFFENTLAILPILAVLNGIVPSMGGVAGSQTLTLVIRGIAVGHINQTNQRFLLLKELAIGALNGVIWSILIAGVVALWQWDFKLGAVLAFAMFMNLVAAGIAGASIPLILKKMKIDPALAGSVVLTTVTDIVGIFAFLGTATWLLI, encoded by the coding sequence ATGCCAGAAGCCTTTGAACAAGACTACCCACTACAACAACTTAAACAAGTGACCAAGTCACTCAATAGTGGACAATTTGTTCAGGTGCGAGGCATGCTCGCTAAAACAGCTCCGTGTGATACCGCTTTATTATTAGAGTCATCTCCCCATAAAATTCGTCGCATGCTATGGCAGTTGGTAGACCCAGATGTGCGTGGTGATGTTTTAGAAGAACTCTCTGAAGACGTACGTTTAGGTATTATTGCTCAGATGGAGCCTGAGCACATTGCTGCTGCAACCGAAGACATGGACGACGATGACTTAGGTGAAGTTCTTCGTAGCCTTCCTGACACCGTTTATCAAGACGTAGTCAGTGCAATGGACTCGCAAGATAGAGAAAGGGCAACTCAGGCACTGTCGTACCAAGAGCGTTCAGCCGGTGCCCTGATGAACAGCGATACGGTCACCATTCGTCCAGATGTTACCTTAGATGTAGTCCTGCGCTATTTACGCTTGCGTGGTGAACTACCAGAAGGTACGGATGACTTATACGTTGTTGATAAACATAACTGCTTTTTAGGCGCGCTTTCGTTAACCACATTACTGACCAACTCATCGGATAAAATTGTTCGTGATTTAATGGATGAAGAGTGTGAGTCAATCCTAATCTCAATGGATGAAAGTGATGTAGCGCAATTGTTCGAGCGTCATAACTGGATTTCAGCCCCTGTTGTTGATGATAACGCTCACTTGCTTGGTCGTATTACCATCGATGATATCGTTGACGTCATCCGTGAAGATGCTGAACACAGCATGTTAAGCCTTGCTGGTCTTGACGACGAAGAAGATACCTTTGCGCCAGTACTCAAAAGTTCGCAGCGTCGCTCTATTTGGCTGGGAGTTAACTTATTAACCGCATTGCTAGCAGCAATTGTGGCAAGCTTTTTTGAAAACACCTTAGCAATCTTGCCTATTTTGGCGGTACTAAATGGTATCGTACCTTCAATGGGTGGTGTTGCAGGTAGCCAAACATTAACACTGGTTATTCGTGGTATAGCGGTTGGCCATATCAACCAAACAAACCAACGCTTCTTATTACTTAAGGAACTGGCGATAGGCGCACTGAATGGCGTTATTTGGTCGATATTGATTGCTGGTGTGGTTGCCCTATGGCAATGGGACTTTAAGCTCGGTGCGGTCTTAGCGTTTGCGATGTTTATGAATCTTGTTGCCGCTGGTATCGCGGGTGCGAGTATTCCGTTAATTCTTAAGAAAATGAAAATTGACCCAGCCCTCGCCGGCAGTGTGGTGCTGACAACCGTCACCGATATTGTTGGTATTTTTGCCTTTTTAGGCACCGCAACCTGGTTATTGATCTAA
- a CDS encoding RNA polymerase factor sigma-54 translates to MRQSLQLRMGQQLTMTPQLQQAIRLLQLSTLDLQQEIQEALDSNPLLEVEEADYNDENIGKNEQKAESDDTQLSASAEEAPSEYEQESSDALNKDTVSDDLAMDVTWDEYMSAAPSTSSGPMPEDESIYQGASTETLHEYLMWQLQLTPFSPTDEAIAVAIVEAIDDSGILTVSCEDIVESFNQNNDEEEIELDEVEAVLKRIQLFDPVGIGARSLQECLCIQLRQFDASTPYLAETKMVLSEHIELLASRDYRTLMKKTKLKESELKEVMTLIHSLNPKPADSIVREESEYVIPDVSVKKVKGRWVVELNPDCMPKIRVNSQYAAMSRSVKSSSDSQFIRSHLQEAKWFIKSLESRNDTLLKVTNCIVQQQQAFFEHGPEAMKPMVLNDVAEMVEMHESTISRVTTQKYMHTPRGIFELKYFFSSHVSTENGGECSSTAIRALIKKLIAAENSAKPLSDSKIADILAEQGIKVARRTIAKYRESLAIPPSNQRKSLI, encoded by the coding sequence ATGAGGCAATCATTACAGCTGCGCATGGGCCAGCAACTTACAATGACTCCACAACTGCAACAAGCAATTCGCTTGCTGCAGCTTAGTACATTGGATCTCCAGCAAGAAATTCAAGAAGCACTTGATAGTAACCCTCTGCTTGAAGTGGAAGAAGCAGATTACAACGATGAAAACATTGGTAAGAACGAGCAAAAAGCTGAATCTGATGATACTCAGCTAAGTGCATCGGCCGAAGAAGCGCCGAGTGAGTACGAACAAGAAAGCAGCGATGCCCTTAACAAAGACACCGTTAGTGACGATTTAGCCATGGATGTGACATGGGATGAGTACATGAGTGCTGCCCCATCAACATCATCAGGTCCAATGCCTGAAGATGAGTCAATTTATCAAGGTGCATCGACTGAAACCCTCCATGAATACCTTATGTGGCAATTACAACTCACACCATTTAGCCCAACCGATGAAGCGATCGCTGTCGCCATCGTAGAGGCAATTGATGACTCAGGTATTTTAACTGTTAGCTGCGAAGACATAGTCGAAAGTTTTAATCAAAATAATGATGAAGAAGAAATCGAACTAGATGAAGTCGAAGCGGTCTTAAAGAGAATACAGTTGTTTGATCCAGTAGGGATTGGTGCCCGTAGCTTACAAGAGTGCTTATGTATCCAGCTTCGCCAATTCGATGCCAGTACGCCGTATTTAGCTGAAACTAAAATGGTTTTATCTGAGCATATTGAATTATTAGCAAGTCGCGACTATCGCACTTTGATGAAAAAGACTAAGCTTAAAGAAAGCGAACTAAAAGAAGTAATGACGCTGATCCACAGCTTAAACCCTAAGCCAGCAGACAGCATAGTTCGCGAAGAGTCTGAGTACGTTATACCCGATGTATCGGTTAAAAAAGTTAAAGGTCGTTGGGTCGTTGAACTAAACCCAGATTGTATGCCAAAAATTAGAGTGAATAGCCAATATGCAGCTATGTCACGCTCAGTAAAATCGAGCAGCGATAGCCAGTTTATTCGCTCTCATTTACAAGAAGCTAAATGGTTTATTAAAAGCTTAGAGAGCCGTAACGATACACTTTTAAAAGTAACCAACTGTATCGTACAGCAACAACAAGCATTTTTTGAACATGGCCCAGAAGCCATGAAACCAATGGTGCTGAACGATGTCGCAGAAATGGTCGAAATGCATGAATCGACAATTTCACGTGTTACAACACAAAAATACATGCACACCCCTCGCGGGATTTTTGAGTTGAAATATTTCTTCTCAAGCCATGTCAGCACAGAAAACGGTGGTGAGTGTTCATCAACAGCAATTCGCGCTTTGATCAAAAAGCTTATCGCTGCAGAAAACTCAGCTAAACCATTGAGTGATAGTAAAATTGCAGATATATTGGCTGAGCAAGGAATTAAAGTAGCTAGACGCACAATTGCAAAATATCGAGAGTCTCTAGCGATACCTCCGTCTAATCAGCGTAAGAGTTTGATTTAG
- the rapZ gene encoding RNase adapter RapZ produces the protein MELIIISGRSGSGKSVALRVLEDLGYYCVDNIPVNLLPSLVRSVSDNYDKIAVSIDVRNLPKEQQEFNDILEYLPGFANPTLFYLDSDDQTLIKRFSETRRLHPLSIDSLPLDLAIKQERVLLDVLITRADFMIDTTDLSVHQLAESIREKILGKKDKKLIITFMSFGFKHGIPKEADYVFDARFLPNPHWEPDLKPLTGLDQPVKDYLASHSIVQKFTWQIQTFVQTWLPHLERNNRSYLTIAIGCTGGQHRSVYLAQTIGDSFSKTHANVKIRHREQDI, from the coding sequence ATGGAATTAATTATCATCAGCGGTCGCTCAGGCTCAGGTAAATCGGTCGCTTTACGTGTACTTGAAGACTTGGGTTACTACTGTGTTGATAATATCCCAGTCAACTTATTACCTTCGCTTGTTCGTAGCGTTTCAGACAACTATGACAAAATAGCAGTCAGCATAGATGTGCGTAACTTACCGAAAGAGCAGCAAGAGTTTAATGATATTCTTGAATACCTGCCAGGTTTCGCAAACCCAACACTGTTCTATTTAGACAGTGATGACCAAACTCTGATCAAACGCTTTTCTGAAACGCGACGCTTACATCCTCTATCGATTGACTCGCTGCCACTCGATTTAGCAATTAAGCAAGAAAGAGTATTACTGGATGTACTGATCACGCGCGCTGATTTTATGATTGATACCACCGACCTGAGTGTTCATCAGTTAGCTGAATCAATTCGTGAAAAGATCTTAGGTAAAAAAGATAAAAAGCTGATTATCACCTTTATGTCGTTTGGCTTTAAACATGGTATTCCTAAAGAAGCCGATTACGTATTTGATGCACGTTTTTTACCAAATCCACACTGGGAGCCAGACCTAAAGCCACTCACAGGCTTAGATCAACCAGTAAAAGATTACCTTGCAAGTCATAGCATAGTGCAAAAATTTACATGGCAAATTCAAACATTTGTGCAAACATGGTTACCTCACCTTGAGCGTAACAATCGAAGCTATCTTACTATCGCAATTGGCTGTACTGGCGGGCAACATCGCTCGGTATATTTAGCGCAGACCATTGGTGATAGCTTTTCAAAAACGCATGCGAACGTAAAAATCCGCCATCGCGAGCAAGATATTTAA
- the ptsN gene encoding PTS IIA-like nitrogen regulatory protein PtsN: MKLSSLTNQDCSKAAVLFNSKKRILEYISELAHQQLPHLSQQDVLDALLNREKLGSTGIGRGIAIPHGRMSGAEQPQAFVIVSESPINFDAIDNRPVDIFVALIVPDGDSQLHLKTLSTIADRLKDKEFCKQLRSAKTDHELFQVISAEA, from the coding sequence ATGAAACTTAGTTCACTTACTAACCAGGACTGCAGCAAAGCTGCGGTCCTTTTTAATAGCAAAAAAAGAATCCTTGAATATATCAGCGAGCTGGCTCACCAGCAGCTTCCTCATTTATCTCAACAAGACGTCCTTGATGCCTTACTCAATAGAGAAAAATTAGGCAGCACAGGTATTGGTCGTGGCATTGCTATTCCACATGGCCGCATGAGTGGTGCAGAGCAACCACAGGCATTTGTCATAGTGAGTGAATCCCCAATCAATTTTGACGCAATTGATAACCGACCTGTGGATATTTTCGTTGCACTCATCGTACCAGATGGAGACAGCCAACTTCACCTAAAGACCTTATCGACAATTGCTGATAGACTAAAAGATAAAGAGTTTTGTAAACAGTTACGTAGCGCCAAAACAGACCACGAACTGTTTCAGGTCATATCAGCAGAGGCATAA
- the lptB gene encoding LPS export ABC transporter ATP-binding protein produces the protein MSTLKAELLAKSYKGRQVVKNVGLEVEAGSIVGLLGPNGAGKTTTFYMIVGLVPSDKGKISIDDNDITLLPMHSRARLGIGYLPQESSIFRKLTVYQNLMAILETRKDLNKQGREETLNNLLDEFSIQHIRDSQGMALSGGERRRVEIARALAANPKFILLDEPFAGVDPISVLDIKKIIEHLKNRGIGVLITDHNVRETLDVCEKAYIVSHGELIASGTPEHVLADQTVRDVYLGEQFRL, from the coding sequence ATGAGCACATTAAAAGCAGAGCTTTTAGCAAAAAGCTATAAAGGCCGCCAAGTTGTCAAAAATGTGGGTCTTGAGGTTGAAGCGGGCAGTATCGTTGGTTTGCTTGGCCCAAATGGCGCAGGCAAAACCACCACTTTCTATATGATTGTTGGCTTAGTACCCAGCGATAAAGGCAAGATCAGCATTGATGATAATGATATTACACTTTTGCCAATGCATAGCCGAGCACGTTTAGGGATTGGTTACCTACCACAAGAGTCATCTATTTTTAGAAAGTTAACGGTTTATCAAAACCTAATGGCTATTTTAGAAACGCGTAAAGATTTAAATAAACAAGGCCGAGAAGAAACACTCAACAACTTACTTGATGAATTTAGTATTCAGCACATTCGTGATAGTCAAGGTATGGCCTTATCTGGGGGCGAGCGTCGTCGCGTAGAAATTGCTCGGGCATTAGCCGCAAACCCTAAATTTATCTTGTTAGATGAGCCTTTTGCTGGTGTTGATCCTATTTCAGTGTTAGATATAAAGAAAATTATTGAACACTTAAAAAATCGTGGTATTGGTGTATTAATCACTGACCATAATGTTAGAGAAACCCTTGATGTTTGTGAAAAAGCCTACATTGTTTCTCATGGGGAGCTAATTGCATCAGGAACACCTGAGCATGTTTTAGCTGACCAAACCGTACGCGATGTGTATCTAGGTGAGCAATTCAGGCTATAA
- a CDS encoding YgiQ family radical SAM protein: MSALKAERGLFSYPKYWAECYGTAPFLPTTRAEMDALGWDSCDVIIVSGDAYVDHPSFGMAVIGRMLESQGFRVGIIAQPDWNSKDAFMALGKPNLFFGVTAGNMDSMINRYTAEKRMRHDDAYTPGNIGGKRPDRAVVVYSQRCREAYKDVPLIIGGIEASLRRIAHYDYWQEKVRRSVLFDAKADILIYGNAERPLVEVAHRIAGGESVDTIQDIRGTAVIRKEPLPGWRGSDSTAIDKIGKIDPIPNPYGADDVGCSKSEFKQAGIDLSAEAAKPITIQPARPKPWEKTYVKLPAYEQVSVNKPLYAHASRILHQETNPGCARALFQRHGDRSIWVNPPAFPLETEEMDGVFGLPYQRIPHPSYGDEKIPAYEMIKTSVNIMRGCFGGCSFCSITEHEGRIIQSRSEQSIIDEIEQIRDKVPGFTGVISDLGGPTANMYKLRCKSKKAESTCRRLSCVYPDICKHMDTDHTPTIELYKKARDVKGVKKILIASGVRYDLAVEDPRYVKELVTHHVGGYLKIAPEHTEDGPLSKMMKPGMGAYDKFKELFDKYSKEAGKKQYLIPYFISAHPGTKDEDMVNMALWLKANDFKLDQVQNFYPSPMANATTIYHTEMNSLRNIKNNTEQVPVPKGARQRRLHKAILRYHDPAGWPMIREALRKMGKANLIGKGPNCLVPEESRNEKAANSKGGKGRAALTRHTGFSQFKKANTKPRVGKNKQRAK, from the coding sequence TTTCGCGTTGGTATTATTGCTCAGCCTGATTGGAACTCAAAAGATGCCTTTATGGCGTTAGGTAAGCCTAACTTATTTTTTGGTGTGACTGCGGGCAATATGGACTCGATGATCAACCGCTATACTGCTGAAAAGCGTATGCGCCATGATGATGCTTACACGCCGGGTAACATAGGTGGTAAACGTCCTGATCGTGCTGTGGTTGTGTATAGCCAACGCTGTCGTGAAGCTTATAAAGATGTGCCGTTAATTATTGGTGGTATTGAGGCGAGTTTACGTCGTATTGCGCACTATGATTACTGGCAAGAAAAAGTACGCCGAAGTGTTTTGTTTGATGCCAAAGCAGACATTCTAATTTACGGTAATGCCGAGCGTCCGCTTGTTGAAGTTGCGCACCGAATTGCTGGTGGTGAGTCGGTTGATACCATTCAAGATATTCGTGGTACCGCGGTTATTCGAAAAGAGCCTTTGCCGGGCTGGCGTGGCAGTGACTCTACGGCTATCGATAAAATCGGTAAGATTGATCCAATTCCAAACCCGTATGGTGCAGATGATGTCGGTTGTAGTAAGTCTGAGTTTAAACAAGCGGGTATTGATTTAAGCGCAGAGGCTGCCAAGCCAATCACTATTCAGCCTGCGCGTCCTAAGCCATGGGAAAAGACCTACGTTAAGTTGCCAGCGTATGAGCAAGTGAGTGTAAATAAACCGCTTTATGCCCATGCGTCGCGTATTTTGCACCAAGAAACAAACCCAGGTTGTGCACGTGCCTTGTTTCAACGCCATGGCGACCGTTCTATTTGGGTGAACCCGCCTGCATTTCCGCTTGAAACTGAAGAAATGGATGGCGTATTTGGTTTGCCATATCAGCGTATTCCACATCCAAGCTATGGCGATGAAAAAATTCCTGCCTATGAAATGATTAAAACCTCGGTGAACATTATGCGCGGGTGCTTTGGTGGTTGTTCTTTCTGTTCGATTACAGAACATGAAGGACGCATTATTCAAAGCCGTTCAGAGCAATCAATTATTGATGAAATTGAGCAAATTCGTGACAAAGTACCGGGCTTCACAGGGGTAATTTCTGACTTAGGTGGCCCAACAGCGAATATGTATAAATTGCGCTGTAAGAGCAAAAAGGCCGAGAGCACGTGCCGACGTTTATCATGTGTTTATCCTGATATCTGTAAGCATATGGACACCGATCACACCCCAACGATTGAGCTTTATAAAAAAGCCCGTGATGTGAAAGGCGTGAAGAAAATCTTGATTGCGTCAGGCGTACGCTATGACTTAGCAGTAGAAGATCCACGCTATGTAAAAGAGCTGGTTACTCATCACGTAGGCGGGTACTTAAAAATTGCCCCTGAACATACCGAGGATGGCCCACTATCTAAGATGATGAAGCCGGGCATGGGGGCTTACGATAAGTTTAAAGAGCTATTTGATAAATACTCAAAAGAAGCCGGTAAAAAACAGTATTTGATCCCGTATTTTATTTCTGCACACCCAGGAACGAAAGACGAAGACATGGTTAACATGGCGTTATGGTTAAAGGCCAATGACTTTAAGCTTGATCAGGTACAAAATTTTTACCCGTCGCCAATGGCCAACGCAACGACAATTTATCATACCGAGATGAACTCGTTACGTAATATTAAAAACAATACTGAACAAGTGCCTGTGCCAAAAGGGGCACGTCAGCGTCGCTTGCATAAAGCTATTTTACGTTATCATGATCCTGCCGGCTGGCCGATGATCCGCGAAGCTCTTAGAAAAATGGGCAAAGCGAATCTAATCGGTAAAGGGCCAAACTGTTTGGTGCCTGAAGAGAGTCGCAACGAAAAAGCAGCAAATAGTAAAGGTGGTAAAGGCCGTGCGGCACTTACACGCCACACTGGTTTTAGCCAATTCAAAAAGGCCAATACCAAGCCTAGAGTAGGTAAAAATAAGCAGCGCGCAAAGTAA